A genome region from Neptunomonas japonica JAMM 1380 includes the following:
- the arsS gene encoding arsenosugar biosynthesis radical SAM (seleno)protein ArsS (Some members of this family are selenoproteins.): MHEMLPHLIQTDFPSITRTKLDTLQANLGYRCNQTCLHCHVAASPKRTEEMDWETMQLMLDFIEKYGITTLDLTGGAPEMNQHFKRLVIEARKLGVKVIDRCNLTILCEPGYEDFAEFLAEHDVEVVASLPCYLEDNVDAQRGDGVFLASIAGLKQLNALGYGQKGSSKVLNLVYNPQGPVLPPEQVALETSYKSELDARYGVQFSNLFTLANMPIQRFGSMLISKKTFLPYMDLLRASFNKATLDSLMCRSLVSVDWQGFVHDCDFNQQLKMPLGSSREPVHLEALLEEGLQESVIRIGDHCYGCTAGQGSSCGGALS; encoded by the coding sequence ATGCATGAAATGCTGCCACACCTGATTCAGACAGATTTCCCCTCTATTACACGTACTAAATTAGATACGTTACAGGCAAATTTGGGCTATCGCTGCAATCAAACTTGTCTCCATTGTCATGTGGCGGCTAGCCCAAAGCGCACCGAAGAGATGGACTGGGAAACGATGCAGTTGATGTTGGACTTTATTGAAAAGTACGGTATCACTACACTCGATTTAACGGGTGGTGCGCCGGAGATGAATCAGCATTTTAAGCGTTTAGTTATTGAGGCGCGTAAGTTAGGTGTAAAAGTCATAGATCGTTGTAACCTGACCATTCTTTGTGAGCCTGGCTACGAAGACTTCGCGGAGTTTTTAGCTGAGCATGATGTTGAAGTCGTGGCATCACTGCCTTGTTATCTAGAAGATAATGTTGACGCTCAACGCGGTGATGGTGTTTTCTTGGCGAGTATTGCAGGGTTAAAACAGCTCAACGCACTTGGGTATGGACAAAAAGGCTCAAGCAAGGTGCTCAACCTTGTTTATAACCCGCAAGGTCCTGTTTTGCCACCGGAGCAGGTAGCTTTAGAAACTTCTTACAAATCTGAGTTAGATGCCCGCTACGGTGTGCAGTTTTCTAATTTATTTACGTTAGCAAATATGCCTATTCAACGTTTTGGCAGCATGCTTATTTCTAAAAAGACTTTTCTTCCTTATATGGATCTGTTGCGTGCTTCTTTTAATAAGGCAACGTTGGATAGTCTTATGTGCCGTTCGTTAGTTTCGGTTGATTGGCAAGGCTTTGTGCATGATTGTGATTTTAATCAACAGCTAAAAATGCCTTTAGGTAGTAGCCGTGAACCTGTTCATTTAGAGGCTTTGCTCGAAGAAGGGCTGCAAGAAAGCGTAATTCGGATTGGCGACCACTGTTACGGTTGCACAGCAGGCCAGGGGTCAAGCTGTGGTGGTGCACTGAGTTAA
- the arsJ gene encoding organoarsenical effux MFS transporter ArsJ: MFASISSGIRQYLLITANYWAFTLTDGALRMLVVLHFHALGYSPLDIAFLFLFYEVFGVVTNLVGGWLGARLGLNKTMNIGLILQVGALIMLAAPAAWLTVPWVMAAQALSGIAKDLNKMSAKSAIKLLVPEDAQGKLYQWVALLTGSKNTLKGVGFFLGGVLLTLFGFTSSVLMMAAGLFIVWIMSILNLKESLGKTKTKPKFKDVFSKSQAVNVLSAARLFLFAARDVWFVVAIPVFFADTLGWDHWTVGGFMACWVIGYGVIQSLAPYVTGKRSGVLPDGRVAVFWLFPLLMIPAGMAAVLNAGMDMPFSSDWLEVCLIGGLMMFGAFFAVNSSLHSYLIVSYAKEDGVSLDVGFYYMANAMGRLVGTILSGGVYQLYGLEACLWISSLFLFLAWLISFKLPQTT; this comes from the coding sequence ATGTTTGCATCAATCTCTTCTGGTATTCGTCAGTACTTGCTTATTACCGCCAATTACTGGGCCTTTACATTGACGGATGGGGCGCTACGCATGCTGGTAGTGCTCCATTTTCATGCTTTGGGTTATTCTCCGTTAGATATCGCATTTTTGTTCCTCTTTTACGAAGTCTTCGGTGTTGTTACCAACTTAGTTGGCGGCTGGTTGGGTGCTCGTCTTGGCTTGAATAAGACGATGAACATTGGGCTAATATTACAAGTAGGGGCGCTTATTATGTTAGCCGCCCCTGCTGCGTGGTTAACGGTTCCATGGGTAATGGCTGCGCAGGCATTATCGGGTATAGCGAAAGACCTCAATAAAATGAGCGCTAAGAGTGCTATTAAGTTACTCGTTCCAGAAGATGCTCAGGGAAAATTGTATCAGTGGGTAGCGCTATTAACTGGATCTAAAAACACTCTGAAAGGCGTTGGTTTTTTTCTGGGCGGCGTATTGCTGACACTGTTCGGTTTTACTTCGTCTGTTTTAATGATGGCGGCGGGTTTATTTATCGTCTGGATAATGTCGATTTTGAATCTAAAGGAATCCTTAGGTAAAACCAAAACTAAGCCTAAATTTAAAGACGTATTCTCAAAAAGCCAAGCCGTAAACGTTTTGTCCGCTGCACGACTATTTCTTTTTGCGGCAAGGGATGTGTGGTTTGTGGTGGCTATTCCTGTGTTTTTTGCAGATACGCTGGGTTGGGATCATTGGACTGTTGGTGGTTTTATGGCCTGCTGGGTTATTGGTTATGGTGTTATTCAGTCATTGGCGCCTTATGTAACAGGTAAGCGTTCAGGTGTGTTGCCGGATGGCCGGGTGGCTGTTTTCTGGTTATTTCCGCTATTAATGATACCCGCAGGGATGGCTGCTGTTCTGAATGCGGGTATGGATATGCCGTTTTCCAGTGATTGGTTAGAAGTCTGTTTGATTGGCGGGTTGATGATGTTTGGGGCTTTTTTTGCCGTGAACTCATCATTACATAGCTATCTTATCGTGAGCTATGCCAAAGAAGATGGTGTGTCGCTCGATGTTGGTTTTTACTACATGGCAAATGCAATGGGCCGGTTAGTGGGGACTATACTTTCAGGGGGAGTGTATCAACTCTACGGGTTGGAGGCATGTTTGTGGATATCGTCGCTATTCCTGTTTTTAGCGTGGCTTATCTCATTTAAATTGCCTCAAACAACTTAA
- a CDS encoding ArsJ-associated glyceraldehyde-3-phosphate dehydrogenase produces the protein MTIKVGINGFGRIGRLAMRVAWDWPEVEFVHINDPGGDAPTLAHLLNFDSVHGRWQHDAQAEGYRILVGDKSFTVSHNRAISDTDWSGCDIVIEASGKMKTKALLKGYLDQGIKRVVVSAPVKEAGVLNVVLGVNDDLYDPELHSIVTAASCTTNCLAPVVKVIHENLRIRHGSMTTIHDVTNTQTILDAPHKDLRRARACGMSLIPTTTGSATAITHIFPELKGRLNGHAVRVPLANASLTDCVFEVEKTTTEAEVNQLFKDAAEGELQGILGYEERPLVSIDYKTDPRSGIIDALSTMVVNGTQVKVYIWYDNEWGYANRTAELVKKVGLIDQK, from the coding sequence ATGACGATTAAAGTGGGTATTAATGGTTTTGGGCGTATCGGGCGTCTGGCGATGCGTGTGGCATGGGACTGGCCTGAAGTTGAGTTCGTGCATATTAATGACCCGGGTGGTGATGCGCCAACACTTGCCCACTTATTGAATTTTGATTCTGTACATGGGCGCTGGCAGCATGATGCACAGGCCGAAGGTTATCGTATCTTGGTGGGTGACAAGTCTTTCACCGTGAGCCATAACCGAGCGATCTCAGACACTGATTGGTCAGGCTGCGATATTGTTATTGAAGCATCAGGGAAAATGAAGACCAAAGCTTTGTTGAAGGGCTATTTAGATCAAGGAATAAAGCGCGTGGTGGTGAGTGCTCCTGTTAAAGAAGCGGGTGTGCTTAATGTGGTGCTAGGGGTGAATGACGATCTTTATGATCCTGAGCTTCATAGTATTGTGACAGCGGCTTCTTGTACTACCAACTGTTTGGCTCCTGTCGTTAAGGTGATTCATGAGAATCTAAGAATTCGCCATGGTTCGATGACGACTATTCATGATGTGACAAATACACAAACTATTTTGGATGCGCCCCATAAAGATTTACGTAGGGCACGTGCCTGTGGAATGAGTTTGATCCCAACAACAACGGGTTCAGCAACAGCTATTACTCATATATTCCCTGAACTAAAAGGTCGCTTAAATGGGCATGCTGTGCGTGTACCACTGGCCAATGCTTCATTGACTGACTGTGTGTTTGAAGTTGAAAAAACAACCACAGAAGCAGAAGTAAACCAGCTATTTAAAGACGCAGCAGAAGGTGAGCTACAAGGGATTCTTGGCTATGAAGAACGGCCACTGGTTTCTATTGATTACAAGACAGATCCTCGCTCAGGTATTATTGATGCCTTATCCACTATGGTAGTGAATGGCACACAGGTAAAAGTGTACATCTGGTATGACAATGAGTGGGGTTATGCCAATCGAACGGCTGAACTGGTCAAAAAGGTTGGATTGATCGATCAGAAGTAA
- a CDS encoding thioredoxin family protein has translation MKIIKVLGSGCTKCEKTAEIMTRLAAEVGVEVTVMKETDPAAIMGYGVMSTPAVVIDEQLVHSGSIPHRADVEAWLASA, from the coding sequence ATGAAAATTATTAAAGTACTAGGCTCTGGTTGCACTAAGTGCGAAAAAACAGCAGAAATTATGACACGTTTGGCAGCAGAAGTGGGCGTCGAAGTGACTGTCATGAAAGAGACAGATCCGGCTGCTATTATGGGGTATGGCGTAATGAGTACTCCGGCTGTTGTTATTGATGAACAACTGGTACATTCCGGGTCTATTCCGCACAGGGCAGATGTTGAGGCCTGGTTAGCAAGCGCATAA
- a CDS encoding permease — protein sequence MLDSFRLLADWLVYDLFGLSASTKWGDALHFFIEDTTKIFALLVVMIYLIALLRASMNVESVRAWLVGKSRFVGYLMGSVFGAVTPFCSCSSIPLFLGFTSAGIPVGITMSFLLTSPLINEVAIVLLGSLLGWKFTLIYIAVGISVGVIGGIFLDLIKAEKMLQPFAAKAYIEAKQAAVKGERRRLNLAQRHQFAKDELVDIFSRVWKWVIVGVGLGAALHGFVPEGWFAQNLGQGQWWSVPAAVGLGIPLYSNATGVIPVMESLITKGLPIGTTLAFCMSTVAASFPEFILLKQVMQWKLLAILFCLLLFAFTLVGWIFNGVGLFLLAA from the coding sequence ATGTTAGATAGTTTCAGATTATTGGCAGATTGGTTGGTATACGACTTATTTGGCTTGAGTGCTTCGACTAAGTGGGGCGATGCGCTACATTTTTTTATTGAGGATACCACTAAGATATTTGCACTATTGGTGGTGATGATTTACCTGATCGCTTTACTGCGAGCCTCTATGAATGTTGAATCCGTACGTGCATGGCTGGTGGGTAAAAGCCGATTTGTTGGTTATCTTATGGGGTCAGTTTTTGGTGCGGTCACTCCCTTTTGCTCTTGTTCTAGTATCCCTCTTTTTCTGGGCTTTACATCGGCAGGTATCCCTGTCGGGATCACCATGTCATTTTTACTGACTTCTCCGTTGATTAATGAAGTCGCCATCGTATTGTTGGGAAGCTTATTGGGTTGGAAGTTTACACTGATATATATAGCGGTAGGCATATCTGTTGGCGTTATCGGTGGTATTTTTCTGGATCTGATTAAGGCAGAAAAAATGCTGCAACCTTTTGCCGCAAAAGCTTATATTGAAGCAAAACAGGCTGCCGTTAAGGGAGAACGCCGGCGCTTAAATCTGGCTCAACGGCATCAGTTTGCAAAAGATGAGCTGGTCGATATTTTTAGCAGAGTCTGGAAGTGGGTTATTGTTGGTGTTGGGCTAGGGGCTGCACTACATGGGTTTGTGCCTGAAGGTTGGTTTGCTCAGAACTTGGGGCAAGGTCAGTGGTGGTCTGTTCCTGCGGCAGTTGGCTTAGGTATTCCTTTATATTCAAATGCAACCGGTGTTATTCCTGTGATGGAGAGCCTCATCACTAAAGGCTTGCCGATTGGGACTACGTTAGCGTTTTGTATGAGCACTGTTGCAGCAAGCTTTCCTGAGTTTATTTTGCTAAAACAGGTAATGCAGTGGAAGCTGTTAGCTATTTTATTTTGTTTACTGCTCTTTGCTTTTACATTGGTAGGCTGGATTTTTAATGGAGTAGGGTTATTTTTACTCGCTGCTTGA